The Triticum dicoccoides isolate Atlit2015 ecotype Zavitan unplaced genomic scaffold, WEW_v2.0 scaffold80539, whole genome shotgun sequence genome contains the following window.
CCGGGCCAAGCACCGTAACGTCAAGATCATCTACGCCGATTTCTTTCGTCCAATCATGGAGATGGTGGAGTCGCCACACAAGTTCGGTTAGCACCGCCAACTCAACTGAAAGAATCTTCGTTAGTTGCATAGCACACACACAAAATGTCATCATGGAAGGTGGTTGACGTTGATTGATGGATGATTGCAGGTTTTGAAGAGGACGTACTAATGGTGTGCTGTGGAGGGCCTGGAAGGTACGGAATGAACGCGACGGTTCTATGCGGCGATGCAGCCGCGACGACGTGCCGGGATCCGTCTGCTCGGCTGTACTGGGACGGCGTCCACTTGACAGAGGCGGCAAACCGACACCTCGCCGATGTCTGGCTGGGCGAGATCAACTCGTTCACTGGAGTGAGCACCAAGGATTTGGATCCCGAGTGCAAGTTTTTTCTCTCGGGGCACCGGAATTCTCGGTTACCATGAAATCCCGGAAAAAAATTCGGACGAAATTTGAAATTGAATTTTGAATTAAAATTATTTGAGTGTTCTATAGATAAGTGCTCGACTCAATTTGTTCACCAACCACCATCTGGCATGGTGGTAGGTCGTATATGTAGTTCTCTTGCCTTGAGGTTATTAGATCGAATCCCGCCAAAAAACAACAACTACGACACTCGAACCCAAGACCACAACAGAAATAATGAGGAGGCCAGGTTACCACTACGTGATGGCTGGCTGCCTGTCCTCTAGAAGTTTCGGACATATCTAACATAACTATCAGAGTTTAAATTCaaaatttttgaaaaaaatcaaaaaaattcgctCGGTACATACGTATCTCATGGGGTGGCGAGAAACGCGGATACCGGGCGGTATCCGAATATTCCACCAGGTACCCAAAACCTTGGTCAGCACCAAGCAGGGTGCAAAGGAGCCATGTCGACTAGGTCGTCACAGAATATATGGGCCGAAACAGTGATGAAGTAAGTGAGCCGAAAAATAATTTATCCAGTAGATAGTGTGATACACAGCGTCGCCAAGTAAATTTTTACCTGAAGGGATGAACCTGAAGGGTCACGGGAGTAG
Protein-coding sequences here:
- the LOC119347955 gene encoding GDSL esterase/lipase At5g45910-like; translated protein: MEMVESPHKFGFEEDVLMVCCGGPGRYGMNATVLCGDAAATTCRDPSARLYWDGVHLTEAANRHLADVWLGEINSFTGVSTKDLDPECKFFLSGHRNSRLP